In one window of Rhizobium sp. ACO-34A DNA:
- a CDS encoding ABC transporter permease: MKHVHSPLVIGAAPIILLLTLWAWLAASGIAPRALLPSPLDVAGRTLQSLSDPEFLSNVGVTLIRLVSGFAIGLAAGTVLAVLSVSSRSIQFVLDAYVRVLAPVPKIALYPVMILVLGFGHSSKIALVAIEAAFPVYLATLQGMRNVDQKLIWAARAAGARPAHCLLFVMIPAAAPSILTGARVAMVISCIVVFLSEMMSSTEGLGYLLIDAARNFRTVDMFVPIILISVLGLSLGAGFSFLRSRLLAGYPQA, from the coding sequence ATGAAACATGTCCACTCCCCGCTCGTGATCGGCGCCGCCCCGATCATTCTTCTGCTCACTCTCTGGGCCTGGCTGGCCGCATCCGGCATCGCGCCGCGAGCGCTGCTCCCGTCACCGCTCGATGTTGCTGGCAGGACCCTGCAATCCCTGTCCGATCCGGAATTTCTCTCAAACGTCGGCGTAACCCTGATCAGGCTGGTCAGTGGTTTTGCGATCGGGCTCGCCGCTGGCACTGTGCTGGCCGTGCTATCGGTATCGAGCCGCAGCATACAATTCGTACTCGACGCCTACGTTCGTGTTCTCGCTCCCGTACCGAAGATCGCGCTTTATCCGGTCATGATCCTCGTGCTCGGTTTCGGCCACAGCTCCAAGATCGCGCTGGTAGCGATCGAAGCCGCCTTCCCGGTCTATCTCGCCACCTTGCAGGGTATGCGCAACGTCGACCAGAAGCTCATCTGGGCGGCGCGGGCGGCGGGCGCCAGACCCGCGCATTGCCTGCTGTTCGTCATGATACCCGCGGCCGCACCCTCCATCCTTACTGGGGCCCGGGTCGCCATGGTGATCTCTTGCATCGTGGTCTTCTTGTCCGAGATGATGTCCTCGACCGAAGGCCTCGGCTACCTGCTGATAGATGCGGCACGCAACTTCCGCACGGTCGACATGTTCGTTCCGATCATACTGATCTCGGTGCTCGGCCTCAGTCTCGGCGCGGGATTCTCGTTCCTCAGAAGCAGGTTGCTGGCGGGTTATCCGCAGGCCTGA
- a CDS encoding ABC transporter permease, translating into MRRVLSFLTALAVILIIWEIMHRSFGLSGLPSPVSAMQAMPELLAERTTLTDVLHSLRRMFIGYTIAAAAGITIGLLMGTSKLASQLLNPLIMIIYPIPKAALMPIMMIWLGVGDMSKILVIVLGASLPIIYHAWQGGKSVSNTVVWSAAAMGMKKPARLLRIVLPAALPEIFIGLRTGLILALITMVVSEIVARSNGIGNLLFNSMDMALYDRMFAAIIIIAAMGCILDWGFEAIRKHFLRWSETSDHIEVTVG; encoded by the coding sequence ATGAGGCGCGTGCTCTCGTTCCTGACCGCCCTCGCGGTGATCCTCATTATCTGGGAGATCATGCACCGTAGCTTCGGCCTGTCGGGCCTGCCCAGCCCCGTATCCGCGATGCAGGCAATGCCCGAGCTTCTGGCCGAGCGGACGACGCTGACTGACGTGCTGCACTCGCTACGGCGCATGTTCATCGGCTACACCATTGCCGCCGCCGCCGGCATCACCATCGGCCTGCTGATGGGTACGAGCAAACTCGCCTCGCAGTTGCTGAATCCGCTCATCATGATTATCTACCCGATTCCCAAGGCGGCGTTGATGCCCATCATGATGATCTGGCTGGGGGTCGGCGACATGTCGAAGATCCTGGTCATCGTTCTGGGCGCCAGCCTGCCGATCATCTATCACGCCTGGCAGGGCGGAAAGTCGGTGAGCAACACCGTGGTGTGGAGTGCCGCCGCGATGGGCATGAAGAAGCCGGCTCGGCTTCTGCGCATCGTATTGCCGGCCGCCCTTCCCGAAATTTTCATCGGCCTGCGAACCGGCCTCATTCTGGCGCTCATCACCATGGTCGTCAGCGAGATCGTCGCCCGCTCCAACGGTATCGGCAACCTCCTGTTCAATTCGATGGACATGGCGCTCTACGACCGAATGTTCGCAGCCATCATCATCATCGCTGCTATGGGCTGCATTCTGGACTGGGGTTTCGAAGCCATTCGCAAACACTTCCTGCGCTGGTCCGAAACGAGCGATCACATCGAGGTAACGGTCGGATGA
- a CDS encoding nitrate ABC transporter ATP-binding protein, whose protein sequence is MIAIEQLSKRFKTAAGKQHLALDGVNLDIKRGEFVSIIGPSGCGKSTLLYIVGGFVPASDGTIKIDGKPIRGPGPDRGPVFQEFALFAWKTVIENVGYGLRLQGKSKAETHERALGLLRMVGLEKFANFYPKELSGGMKQRVAIARTLAYNPEILLMDEPFGALDAHVRTHLQRDLLNIWEEHRKTVLFVTHSVEEAVYLSDRVIVMAAGPGRIVRDIPIELDRPRHRAELMFNHTFQKYVTEIEGMIDAFEASAA, encoded by the coding sequence ATGATTGCGATCGAGCAACTCTCGAAACGCTTCAAAACTGCTGCCGGAAAGCAGCATCTGGCTCTTGACGGCGTAAATCTGGATATCAAGCGCGGCGAGTTCGTCTCGATCATCGGCCCTTCCGGATGTGGAAAATCCACTTTGCTCTACATCGTTGGCGGGTTCGTTCCCGCCTCCGATGGCACGATCAAGATCGATGGAAAGCCAATTCGCGGCCCCGGTCCGGACCGGGGCCCGGTCTTTCAGGAATTCGCACTCTTTGCCTGGAAAACCGTCATCGAAAACGTGGGCTACGGCCTCAGGCTTCAGGGCAAATCCAAGGCAGAGACGCATGAACGGGCACTTGGGCTCCTGCGAATGGTCGGCTTGGAAAAATTTGCGAATTTCTACCCCAAGGAACTTTCCGGCGGCATGAAGCAGCGCGTCGCCATTGCCCGCACGCTGGCATATAACCCGGAAATTCTGCTGATGGACGAGCCTTTCGGCGCGCTTGACGCCCATGTGCGGACCCATCTCCAGCGCGACCTGCTTAACATCTGGGAAGAGCACCGCAAAACCGTGCTCTTCGTGACCCACAGCGTTGAAGAGGCGGTTTATCTCTCCGACCGCGTCATCGTGATGGCGGCCGGGCCGGGCCGTATAGTCAGGGACATTCCCATAGAACTGGATCGGCCGCGCCATCGCGCGGAGCTGATGTTCAACCACACCTTCCAGAAATATGTGACAGAGATCGAGGGCATGATTGACGCGTTCGAGGCGTCCGCGGCATGA
- a CDS encoding nitrate ABC transporter substrate-binding protein, whose amino-acid sequence MTYFKAGILFAGSFAAHGASMAFAQDVPTVRVGWTMPGEDAKYWMMKRPEKFEALGKSYNIEWVQFQGTAPMVQAMLAGALDCSTQGALSLANGYLQGGLQSYVVAMHLGTAPGSFSPYWAVKDDSPITSGADLKGKTVGINVLGSGLYGQLYLYLKQAGLNPKSDIKLVETGFPGSEDALRSGRVDAAIMNQPFAAKAEEKGGIRKLFTIGDITPTSVQIFETCSKSFVDSKPELASLYVKDLTSGMDMALADRVETLKVASEVTKAPVDVLETFYLKDGMDFERSSGAALDFEVLQSMLDVYKESGMISGEIEAATFKHPTIVAPLK is encoded by the coding sequence ATGACCTATTTCAAGGCCGGAATCCTGTTCGCCGGCTCCTTTGCAGCGCACGGGGCATCCATGGCATTCGCCCAGGACGTTCCCACAGTGCGGGTCGGGTGGACGATGCCCGGCGAAGACGCGAAATACTGGATGATGAAGCGCCCCGAGAAATTCGAGGCGCTCGGCAAGAGCTACAATATCGAGTGGGTGCAGTTCCAGGGAACGGCGCCGATGGTGCAGGCCATGCTGGCCGGCGCGCTAGACTGTTCCACGCAGGGTGCGCTGTCGCTCGCCAACGGCTATCTACAAGGCGGCTTGCAGTCCTATGTGGTTGCCATGCATCTTGGCACCGCGCCCGGCAGCTTTTCGCCATATTGGGCGGTAAAGGACGACAGCCCCATCACAAGTGGTGCCGATCTCAAGGGCAAAACCGTCGGCATCAACGTGCTGGGCTCCGGTCTTTACGGCCAGCTCTACCTCTATCTGAAGCAGGCTGGGCTCAACCCGAAATCGGACATCAAGCTGGTGGAAACCGGTTTCCCCGGCTCCGAGGACGCCCTGCGTTCCGGTCGCGTTGATGCGGCAATCATGAACCAGCCCTTCGCCGCAAAGGCCGAGGAAAAAGGCGGTATCCGTAAGCTCTTCACGATCGGCGACATCACGCCGACCAGCGTCCAGATTTTCGAGACATGCAGCAAGTCCTTCGTGGACAGCAAACCCGAACTGGCCTCGCTTTACGTCAAGGACCTGACAAGCGGCATGGACATGGCGCTTGCCGATCGCGTCGAGACGCTCAAGGTTGCCTCGGAAGTGACCAAGGCGCCGGTGGACGTGCTGGAAACCTTCTATCTCAAGGACGGCATGGACTTCGAGCGCTCGTCTGGAGCGGCGCTGGACTTCGAGGTTCTTCAGAGCATGCTCGACGTCTACAAGGAATCCGGCATGATCAGCGGCGAGATAGAGGCCGCCACCTTCAAGCATCCGACGATCGTCGCCCCCCTGAAGTAG
- a CDS encoding ketosteroid isomerase, translating to MADQDTASLIRRLEILEAEADIRRLQTRYMFLCDTPIPEFGVSDDAQRIDLIMALYTEDAVWEGVGEYYDNQFGRAVGAEAIRRHFQGFWGGKQDPALILNCHYLTSEQIHVHEGAVTADGQWVHMQPWLFSDGKALLRSSRLNNTFRKEPDGVWKITRTRTENVFVAPLPATWASDYPSKSVLMKP from the coding sequence ATGGCAGACCAGGACACGGCATCACTCATACGTCGCCTCGAAATCCTGGAAGCGGAAGCGGATATCCGCCGCTTGCAAACACGATACATGTTCCTTTGCGATACACCGATACCGGAGTTCGGCGTGAGCGACGACGCCCAGCGTATCGATCTCATCATGGCGCTCTATACCGAAGATGCGGTCTGGGAGGGGGTCGGCGAATACTACGACAACCAGTTCGGCCGCGCGGTAGGAGCAGAGGCGATCCGCAGGCACTTCCAAGGGTTTTGGGGTGGCAAGCAGGATCCGGCCTTGATCCTCAACTGTCATTACCTGACTTCGGAGCAGATCCACGTTCACGAGGGCGCAGTGACGGCCGACGGCCAGTGGGTGCACATGCAGCCCTGGCTGTTCTCAGATGGCAAGGCTCTGCTGCGGTCCTCGCGCCTGAACAACACGTTCCGCAAGGAACCTGACGGTGTATGGAAAATCACACGCACACGCACGGAGAATGTATTCGTGGCGCCGCTGCCGGCCACCTGGGCCTCCGACTATCCTTCGAAATCCGTCCTCATGAAGCCCTGA